DNA sequence from the Cystobacter ferrugineus genome:
CCACCAGAGGATTACACCATGATGAAGGCATTGAAGACGGGATTGATTGGGCTGGCGTTCGGCGTGGCCGCGGCCCTGGTTGTTCCCTCGACCGAGGCTTCGGCGCAGTCGAGCTGTGTGGGTTGCCCCGGCGGTGGGAGCCAGCCCTGCTGCTCGTCCTGCAACCCCTTTTATGCGCAGTGCGTTGCCAACGCTGGCGGCAACACGTCGAAGATCAACCAGTGTGCGTCGACCCGCGCCTCGTGCGAGTCCAGCTGTCGTCGCACCTGCTGATACGCGCCTCCGGCCAGGCTGACTCCCTGCCTCTCTCAAGCGAGGGCGGTGCGTGAAGTAGTCAGCAATTCGCGTCCTCGTGCCCCCCAGGTGGCTTGAACACGGGCCCCTGATTCCGGACCCCTCCGCCCGGATTGTAATGGCGGGGGGATGGCGATGGAACGCCGTCACGAGTCAATACGCGCTGCCATCTCCGGGAATCAGTCCGGGAGTCAGTAGGTGGGACGCGTCTCCCGTGCGAGATGCTCAATCGCCTCGCTCCAGGTGGCGCCCCGCTCGTCGCCCGCCCAGGATGTCACGATGCCGCCCCCTCTGCTCATCACCCCCACCTTCAGCATGGCCCGGCGGTGAGGCGGAGAGGCGACGAACTGGTACATGGAAGCCTCATCCTTCCAGACCGTCAGTGTCCGTTTGGTGTTGCAGGACTCGGACCCGCCGAATTGGATGGCCAGCAGTCCGGGCTGTGTCGCCAGGGTTTCATTCAGGTCGACCACCGCCGCGTCGAACTCCGTCTGAGCCTCTACCGTGGACCGCATACGCAGATAGGTGCTGCTGATGATGTAGGAACCGGGGCTCAGTTGGCCATTGGCGTCCACGCCCGGGCCCTGGAGCGCGGAGGCCGCCTGGAAGTCTGGCTCCAGCACCCCACGCTGGCAGGGATCGGTTTCGGGCTCCTTGGTGGGAGGCGGCGCGGCCATCTCGGCTCCGCATGCGGTGACGACGAGGGACGACAGAACGGCGGCGAGCAGGCGCTTCATGGAGAACTCCTTGGGTGTGGTGGGGTGGATCAACGTGAGGCGGAGGGAGCGGCTTGGACGGAGCCGAAGAGCAGGGGCGAGAAATCCCGGCCCAGACGCCGGGAGTGGAAGTCATCGGCGCGGGCGAAGACCTGGACCTGGACGGCCGACTCTCGCGAGGCCGCCGTCGAGAGCGTGGCCACCCAGTGGCGCGAGCCATCGGGCGCGCGCACGCGCAGATAGAGGTAGGAGCCCGCGGGCAGGCGCTCCTCCACGAACCCCGTCAACCGCATCTGGTCGGAAGGCGCCAGGGCATGACGGCTCAAGGGATTGTCTCCGGGGGACCGGGTCTGGACCCAGCCCGCCCCACCCAGCGCCAGGAGGGACAGCATCGACAAGATGAGGAGTGTGCGTCGCATGCGCGGAAGATGGCGCATCCGCACCGTTCCTCCTCCGCGAGCCGATGGACGGCGGCCTCCATCGGATGAGCGGCGCGAGGCTCCGCTTACCGCGCCTTCATCCCCAGCGCGGCCTTGAGCGTGGACGCGGAGCGCCGACTCACGCGGGCGAGCTGCCCATCCTGGAGCTCGACCTCATGCTCCCCGTTCCGGGAGTGCACGGCCTTCACGTGGGTGAGCTGAATCAGCTCGCCCCGGTGGACGCGCAGGAAGCCATGGCTCCGCAGCCGCTCCTCCAACTGGGTCAGCGACTCCTCGGTGCACTGCTCCCGCTGTTCCGCGAGGAAGAGCGTGTATTTGTCACTGCTCCAGAAACGCGAGATGGACCGGGCATCGAAGAAGTGGAAGACGCCCTGGCTCACCGTGACGATGCGGCACGAGGAATCCACTGGCGCCACGGCCTCCAGCACGCGCGACACCGCGGCCTGCTTCGCGAGCAGTCGCCCGCGGGCGCGCTCGAGCGCGTCGGCGAGCCGCTCGGGACGCACGGGCTTGAGCAGATAGTCGACGGCGTGGGCCTCGAAGGCCCGGACCGCGTAGTCATCGTGGGCGGTGACGAAGATGAGGGGCGGTAGCTCCCGGTAGCGCTGGGCGAGTGCCAGCCCGTCCATCCCAGGCATGCGCACGTCCAGCAGCAGCAGGTCGGGCCGCAGCTCCTCCACCCGTCGCAGTGCCTCTTCGCCATCCCCGGCGTCGCCGACGACCTCGACGTCGGGCAAACCCCTCAACAGCCGCGAGAGCCTGCGGCGCGCGGGCTCCTCATCATCGACGAGCAAGACCCTCATCGGGGAGGCCCCCCGCTCGGAAGGGTGAGCCGTGCACGACACCCACCTCCAGGCACGGGCTCCAGCGTGAGCGTGCCTTGCTCGCCGTAGAGCAGGCGCAGTCGCTCGCGCAGATCCTTCACGCCCGTCTGGGCGCCCTGGTGCTCTGATGCCCCGGGCCCCGGCCCATCATCGATGACCTCGAGGTGGAGCCACGTCTCCTCCCTCCGCACGAGCACCCGCACACTCACGCCCTCGCGCCGGTCCATGCCGTGGAGGATGGCATTCTCCACCAGGGGCTGGAGCACCAGGGGGGGCAGGGGGAGGCCGGTGACCTGCTCATCCACGGCCAGGTGCGTGCGCAGGCGAGCGCCGAATCGGGCGGTCTGGATGGCCAGGTAGTCGCGCGTCATGTCCAGCTCGCGCTCCAGGCTCACGAAGCGGCTCTTCCCGCTGTCCAGGGCATAGCGGAAGAGCTCCGCGAGCCGCTCGAGGGTCCGCTCCGCCAGCTCGGGATTCTCGGAGATGAGACTGGCGACGGTGTTGAGGCTGTTGAAGAAGAAGTGGGGCTGGATGCGGGCCTGGAGGGCCGAGAGTTGGGCCTCGAGCGCGGCGCGCTGCGCCAGGAGGGCCCGCCGCTCGATGCGCGCCGCCGTGTTGCGCAACCGCTGCACGATCAGTCCGGGAAACAGGAACATCCACGAGATGAGCGTGGCCACCAGGATGTCTTGCGCTACCAAGTACCGCAGTCCTACCCCCAGGCGCACCTTGAGTGGATGGATCACGAGGATGACCATCACCAGTGGGACGCCGGAGCCCACCGCGACGTGTAACACGCCCTGGGCCAGGGGCGTCCGCAGACGCCTCACGAGGCCGGGCATCACCCAGATGTAGAGGGAGTGGAAGGTGAGCGCGAGCGTGAAGAAGATCGGGTAGCCCGCGGCGACGTGGTGGAGCGACTTCGCGAGGGGCAGGGTGAAGAAGTCCTTGTCGAGCAGGGGCGCGGTGGCGAGCGGCGCGACGAAGTACAGCCAGATCATCTCCACGGGCAGCAGGGGACTCGGCTCCTCCTGGTCCTCGATGCGGCCCAGAGTGGGGTCGGACGATGCGCGCATGCGCGGCGCAGCGTAGGGGCAAGGTCACTTCCCTGGCCAGTCGCGCCGATGAATGGCGCGTCCTGGCCGACCAACGGTCCCTTGCGTCAGGGCTCGAGCGCGGAAGCACCGCCCACACGACCTGGCGGCTCATGGCGTCTGCTCGTCTTCACTGAACGCGGTGAGCAGGCTGTGGGGTGCGTTGTCGCCGAAGAGGAACTCATGGAGTTGGGTGCCTTCGGTGGCGGCTTTGGTGCCGCGGGGGAAAGCAGGCGGGAGGACTCCCGAAGGGGCGCTCCCTCGAGCTGGAACAGGCACTCGGACATGGCATCCGATTGGAACATCCTCAACGGCCAGGCCATCTCCTTCCCCCGCGCGCACTCCGCCGGGGGCTGGTGCACCCCGTGGGCCAATTCCAAGTCCTCAGCAAGACTTGAAGAGCGGTGGGTGGCCCATCCACGCCGAGCCTTGTTCCCGCTCGGGTCCCCCGTTTCGAGTCCTTTGACACCATCTCGGCGAAGTGGCCGGCCGGCCCCTGCGATGATCACGTCGTAGACCACGGTGTCGTCCCTGGTAAACCGTCGTCCTTGCACGTTACGCTCCGGTTTCCGTCGAGGCCCATCGCGAACCATGTTGCAATCCGGCCAGGTGTTTTCGAGGTTCGGCCACGCGAGCGTGGTGCCGATGCACAGCCATCGCGAAGCGTAGCTCGTCGTCGGCCTGCGCGGCACCGCGACCATCGGCACGGGCGATCAGGACTGGGCGGTAACGCCGCGCTCGATGTTGTGGCTCGCCGGCGACATGCCGCACCGCGTACACACCACGGCCGATCATCACTGGCGCGTGCTGTCATTCCCGCCCGAGCTCGTCGCGCGCGCCACGGGATGGGTCGAAGCCTCCGGGTTCGTGCACGACCTCGTCGAGCGCATCGGCCACGCGCCAGATCCGGAGCGCCCCGCTCTCCTCACGGCCGTCCTCGTCGACGAGCTTGTCGAACCGGTTCCGGTCAACGCGCGACTGCGCCGTGTGACCGAGCTCGTCACGCTGCATCCGGCGACGAGTGTGGCCGCGCTCTCACGCGCAGTCGGCATGTCCGAGCGCACGTTCCGTCGCTGGTTCCGCGCCGATGTCGGCACGAGCTTCACGCGCTGGCACCAGCAACGCATCGTCGATCGCGCGATCGAGCAACTCGACCGCGGCGACAGCGTGAAGTGCGTCGCGGCCGACCTCGGCTACACGAGCACGAGCGCGTTCATCGCGATGTTCAAGCGCGTCATGAACGTTTCGCCTCAACGCTATCTGCGTTCCCGCTAGCGCCTGCGCGAGCTGGTCGCTGCCAGCGCCTGGCTCTGCTCCTCCGGCCCCGGCTCCGCCCCGGCTTGGGGGAGCATGAGTTCGAATCCTTTTTGGCTTTCGGCCAACTTGTCTCTGCAGTATAATAATTGTAAATGCCTATTCTCACTAAACCTCGCGATCCTAGGTTCATTACCGTTCGTCGTGGCGGCACCTTGAGCGATGCAAATCACCGCCTTCTTGCAATATGGGCTGCCGCATGCGCGGAGCATGTACTGCATTTCTTTGAAGAAGCACAACCCGAAGATGAGCGGCCGCGCCAGGCAATCGGGCTGGCTCGCGCCTGGACACGAGGCGAGATTCCAATGCGCCAAGCCCACAAGGCTGCTTTTGTTGCCAATGCCGCCGCCAGAGATGTGTCCGGCGCGGCAAAGCTTGCGGCCTACTCGGCTGGGCAGGCTGTAGCAGTGGCTCACGTGGCAGCGCATGAGTTGGGCGCGGCGGCCTATGCGATCAGGGCCGTGCAAGCTGCAGCTCCTGAAGCTGAGCGTGAACAAGCCGGCCGCCGGGAATGCCAATGGCAGCGTGAGCAGCTTCCAGACGAAATCCGGGAGCTAGTGCTTGACGACCAGCGGCTGCGCAATCATGTATGTTGGTTTGTATTCGATTGCTGACCGACACACCGCACGCAGGTGAACACGTCCAAGGCGAACGCACGGCGCAGCAGCCCTGCCCGGTTCAAGCGGGGCGTGCGCTCCTTCCGAGGCTTCGCCACCGTCGCGGCCACCCATGGGCTCTCCTCCTCCGGCCCCGGCTCCGCCCCCTCTCGAGGGAGAGGGCGTGGCCCCGCCGTAACGGGCTCCTGAAGACGCGTGGCGGCGCCAGCGCCCCGACATCCTCCGCGGGGACACCCGGAGCAATGACCAGCGGTGCGGCGAGGACGCCGAGCAGTGCCACCGACTCGTGGAGACGCTCCTCCGCCAGCCGCGAGGCCAGCCGCGGACGTGCAAGGACAGGGGCAGCCCTCGCTCGTTCAGGAAGGCGCAGAACGCCTGGACCTCGCGCGTGATGCGCAGATCCTTCGGCTTGTAGACGGCGTGGAGCCCCCCCTCGAACTGAAGGACCGCCACCGAGCGGCCACCGTGCGGATCGCCGAGATCTCCAAGGACGCCAGCGAGAACCGGCACGGGAGCGCCGTGGAAGAGCGTCCTGCCCAGCAGCTCCGAATCCACGGCGAGCCGCGACAGCATCTCGAGGACATGCCGCTGTAGCCACCCCATCGTGCTCGCATCGAGTGGAGCTTGGCCGCCGGACACGGCCTCTCCCCCATGCAGGGGCGAGGCCGGAGCCGGAGGAGGAGAGCCCGTCCTTTGTCGCGGCGGTGGAGGAGCCGAAGGAGGAGCGCACACCACGATTGGACCAGGCCGGGCTGCTACGCAGGACGTTCGCGCTGGACGTGTTCGCTTGCTCGAGGTGTGGAGGCAGGAGGCGGGTCTTGGCGTACGTGAAGAGCGCAGGCGGGGGGAGAGCGATTCTGGAGCACCTGGGGTTGCCCACGGCGAGTGCGCGCCTGGCCCCTGCGCGAGGGCCACCCCAGGCGGCGTGGTGTTGACTGGCGCACTGCTCGGCCGGCCTCTGTCGCGGCCCTCCTCGGCCCCTCCGCTCTCGTCCTCGCCTTCAGCGGGCCTCCCATCCTTCTTATACGCCGAAATGCATCGTTTTCTCTCCAGAAGACTCTTCATCGCATCCCCCCATCTCCAGGGGTCTCCTGCATATGAAGTCCTTCAAGCGTGGCTTGCTCGTTGTCTCGTCCCTGATGCTCGCTTCCATGTCCGCCCTCGCGGCGGCACCGGCTCCCACCACCAACCCGCGGCGTCTGGGCACACGCGCCATCGTCGCGTGCGACCCCGTGGAGAAGTCGTGCGGCGTGGCCAGCATCTCCTTCCCCGCGGGCATCAGCGGCCTGGTGCCCTACGGCCGTCCGGATGTGGCGGTGGCCACCATGTTCTACCCCTCGGTGGATGACGCCGAGGCGATCCTCGCCCGCACCGCCGCGGGCGACACGGCCCAGGGCGCCGTCGACTTCGTGTTCTCCGTGGACCCGTACGCGAACTACCGCCAGCTCGCCGCGGTGAAGCTCAACCCGGACGGCACCGTCACGGTGGGCCAGCGCACCGGCGAGCAGAACACCCAGCACCGCTGCGCCGTGAAGGGCACCACCTTCGTGGTGCAGGCCAACAACCAGACCACCCCGGCTATGTGCGGGGCCATGGCCCAGGGCTTCCAGGCGGCCAAAGGCAGCCTGCCGCAGCGGCTGCTCGCGGCGCTCAAGGCGGGGGCCCTCGTGGGCGGTGACCGCAACGGCGAGCGCTCTGGCGTCATCCGCGTCTGGAGCGCGGAGAACGAAGCGGCCTTCTATACGCACGTGCTGGTGGACGCCGTGGTCCACAGCAGCTCGAATGCGCTGAAGGAGCTGGACGTGGAGATGAACCGCTACCAGGCCAGCGTCGCCGCGCCGTACGAAGCGGACCTCATCCCGCTCGACTCGGAGACCTCCAAGTACGTGAAGCTCGTGCTGAGCAAGCTCGGGTACTACAACGGCCGCGTGGACACCTCGTGGAACGACGCCGACGAGCAGGCCCTGTACGACTTCAACTGGAACAACCTCTTCTTCCTCAAGCCCACCGTGGTGGTGAACGGCGTGCGGAAGATTGACAGGCCCCTGGTCCGGTTCCTGATCAACGCGGACCTGGGCGCGCTCCTGCCCGCGACGACCGCGACCCCGTGAGCCCGGGGTGGGTTTGACGGCTCCCGCGTGGCGACGTCAAGCACGCCGCCATGCCCCGCGCCGACATCACCGACCTGTTTCGTCGACGACCTGCTGTCCGCCGAGGAGAAGGCCGCTCGCGACTCCGTGGCTCGCTTCATGGACGCGGAGGTGCTGCCCATCACCGGGCGGCACTTCCGCGACGGCGCCTTCCCCGCTGATTGACCATGAGCACCTGGGAGGAGCCTCTCATTCCCAGACCCCGCGCGGCCACCAAGACAAACATTGACAACACTGTCTGGCTTCACCTACTTTGTCCAGAGTATCAACCGGACAGGAGTTGCACGATGATCAAGCGTTTCCTTGTATGTGTTGTCACGCTCTCCGCTGTCGTCACGGGGTGCGGCGGAGTCGAAGCCGATCCCGAGCCATCCTCCACTCACCATGAGGAGGCGCTCCCGACGTGTGCCTCCGTGGATGGACACGGATGCTCGCCCTACAACAACCCCGAGAAGTTCTGCGTCTATAGCGATGGCGTCATGGGTGAATGTTGGTGCCAGGAGCCCATCAACCGCTGGGGCTGCGGGCGTGTGACGGAGTAGACGTGAAGCAGGCCAGGATGTGATTCCAAGGACTACGGGGAGCTTGTTCCGGCATCCACACCGCCAGCGTGGATCACACGCAACCGCGGAGCCTGACCGGACACGGGCTCCCCGGTCCTCCGTCCCAGATCATTGGGAACGAACCAGAAGCCCCTTCGTCGTTCACGGCCCACAGGTTCGTACTCCCCGACCGGGATGGCTCCGCGCGTTGGGCAGGCGTGTACCTCAAGGGGGCTGCGCGGCCTCTCCACCGAACGTCTCCGCGACCTGAGCGTTCACCGCGTCGAAGGTGCTCTTCGTGGGATTGGCCTCGATGTAGGGCCAATGCGCCGCGAAGATGTCGTAGGTGCGCCGGCCGAGAAGAAGGTCGAAGGGCTGTGAAAAGCCTTCGCCGAGCGACGCACCAATGGCGTCATCCCAATAGGGCACCGTCCAGCCGCCGAACTTGAAGCCACCGGTCGGATCCTCCTCTGGACCACCCGGCGCCTGCATCACGCCATCGAGACTGACAAAAACTTCGGCCGCGACTCTTCGCATGGAGCTGCTCCTTTGTGAGGGGTTCAGTCGTACGACGAACGGCCCCGCCATCGCCGGCCCGCGGCTCAGCACCCCAGGCTACGCATGGGGCGAATGGGACGCATCGGGCGAATGGGAGGCCTGTGCAGGCGAACACATTCAGCCCGAGGGCAGAGTGCAACAGCCCGGCCGCGGCGTCGTTGCAGGGGGAACTACCTTCGCGGACTTGCCGGGGGCGTTTGTTCTGCCCGCCTTCGGGGGGTGGCGATGAGTTTCGCGGACACGGGGTTTCTCCAGGAGGCTGCGATGTTTTGCCTCATGGACTGCCCCCGGCCGCCAAACTCATCGGTCGGTCGTTCGAAATCGTCTCGGACGCGTTCGCCCCTCACAGCGCCCTACATCAGAGGATGGAGCCCAGGAGCAGCGCGGCTTCCGCCTTGGGCGCGTGCGGCCTTGCGCGCGTGGTACGGTTCGGGCCCCAGTCCGTCCGTGGTGCCCCAGTGGAGCCCCCAGGTTTCAAAGGACTCGTTCTGACACCTCGTCGCCTACGAGTCGTCTGACACCCTTCCTGGACACCCTTCCTGCCTGTTCTCCACCAGCAGCAGGATGGCGCTGATGATGACGGGCGTGCTGTGTGTCCGAGCCGGGTCGGGCACCGCGCCCATGGCGACGCTATCCGCGATCCAGTGGGCGCTCTCGATGGCGTAACGAATTTCCCCCAGCTCAGCCGAGAGGCTGATGTGTTCCATCTGCGTTCCTCCTCGGGTTGATTGGATGAGGACGCCCTGGCCGACCAGCCAGGACGTCAGCGGGATGACCGCCAATGTTCTTATGCCGAAGCATGGGCGCTCTTGGTGAGCCCCTCGAATGATGCCGCCGAGAAGGGCGAGCCCCAAGAGCTGTCAGCCCCATCGGGTATCCCATTGGATTGGCTACCCCTTGGGGTGTGGCCATCACCACGGGGGTTCGAATGAAGCTGGCTGGAGCAGTGGTGCTGTTGGCGTTCCTCATCGGATGCGCGACGACCCAGGGAACGGATGGCCTTGGAACAGGAGGCTCTGGCCCTTCACCCTCGCCGGGGGCCAGGCCCGCCGTGAAGAAGGAACTGCCCTGGTTGAACGTGCCGGGCGGACGGATGAAGACGACCCTCTTCTACGGCCCCTGGCAGTGCCGCCGGGAGTTCATGAACGGGTGCCAGAGGGAGTGCGCCAGCGAGGGCTACAAGTCATGGGCTGCATGTGGCTGGCCGATTTCAAGTTCGACTGGGAGGGACGCCTCGTTGCCTTGCCTGTTCCCGTCAAGGGCGGGAGCCGTTACGGCATCTATCACTGCTGCTGCGATTACCCCGAGCTGTCACCCGAGGACAATGCAGCTCAACGCAAGGCGTGGAGCAGGTTTCGGACATCCTTCCGGAAGGCCTGGAGCGAGAAATTTGGTCAGTGGCCCGAGCAGGGCGGGGTGTCCTGGCCGGGGCACCACATCCGAGACCTCTGGCACGGTGGGAACCCGGTGGACCCCAACAACGTCTTCCCCGCGCAACCGGACGTTCACGAGGTGTACAACGATCAGTATCCCGCCTGTTATGGCGGCAAGTCCCCCTGGAATACAGTGGGTCCCAACCTGCCCTACACGGACAACTGACGATGGCCACGTACATGAGCCGCCTGCTCGAAGAGGTCTCCCGTGATCACTTCCCGTATCCCCCCGCCACGCCCGAGGAGATTGAGGAGTTCGAGCGGCGGGTCGGCTGGCGGTTGGACGCGGATCTGCGGGCCTTCTACCTGCACTGCAACGGGGCGGAGCTGATTGAGCGGTTGCCGGACTCTCCCTATCGCATCCTCCCACTGTCACAGGTTGTCCGGGCACGAGTGGCCATCTTCGGGAAGAAGAACGACGATGACGCGCATGGGCCCGCATCGATGTGGGCCATCTGCGACGTCCAGGACGGCAACTACGTGCTGGTGGACGTGGCCCGCAAGGAGAACGACCACTACCCCCTGACGGACGGCTATCACGAGGCATGGCCCAACCCGAAATACTGCGGGCCAGTCGCCAGCTCCTTCTCGGAGTTCTTGGAGCAGGTGCTGCGGACCCGGCGCGGCCTCTTCTGGTTGGGGGAGTGAAATTCCCTTCTGACCTAATTAGCTACTTTTTCACGCGGCGCCTGGACGCCATCTTCTCCGTCCACCATTCCGGTTCCTGCACCTCGATGGACTCGATGTTCTCGATGAGGGCCGTGGCAACTATGGGCTCTTTGTTCTCGTCGTATTCGAGATCAACTCGGATGAGCGCCTTGACCTTCAGGGTCAGATAGGCCTGCGCTGCCAAGTAGTGGTCGTTCCAATCTCCTTCCGACACAGAGAAATGAGTATCCGCATCTTCATCACTGGCCCAGAAGTCAGCCTTGAATGCAAAGAAGTCCGCCAAGGCGTCGACGATAGTGAGGGTTGCAGGAACGAGGATCGATTCGTGTCCGAGATCGTCCATGTCTCCCAGGTCGAGCTTGAATTCTTCGATCGAGCCGTCGCCCGTGAGTTCGGCCGAGTTGTCGTCTGACGGCAGGTGACCTGCCGTAACGGACTTCCCGTGAAGAGCGTCCCAGAGCGAATTCTCAACACCGCTCTGGACAGAGTCCATCTGCTGAGAAATGGCCTCTTGCACGTGCTCTCGCCAATGAGCTTCAGTGGGTGGCTCGGGCAATTCGCCAGCATTAGGGGGCTCAGCTGCTTTCAGCGCATCTCGTATGTCTTGTGATATGTTGAACGCGCTCAGCGTCTCATGCCCTACGAACCTGTCCTTGGGCATGCTCTTACGCATCCGCTCGTCCGCACTCACCAGATGTATGGTCTTCCCGATGCGGCTCTGCTCTTCAAGGGCGGCAGCCACGATGAACGCATCGGGAATATCTTCGCGGCTTTTGGCTTGTTTCATGGGGCCTTCGCCTTTGAAGTACATATCCCATGCCGCGCGTGTCGAAGCTTCCGACAGATGCAGGAGCCGAGCGCGTAGCGTGAGGATGCGTTGATTAATTCCATCGACCAGCAGCTTCTCCACCTGTTCGGAGAACTCGCTAACGTGCCCCAGTGCGGACTCCGCCTTTGTCGTCATTTCGCCGGGACTGCACCAGGAGAGAACCTTCTGCGGATCTTTCTCTCCCTTGTGCTGCCACTTCTTCCACTCTGCTGCCAACTGGGTTGCCAATTCTCGGGGAACAAGCTCCGGCACCAGAACCTCGACAACATGCTTGTCCACCAACTCTTGGAGCCGCTGAAGAGCAGTGCTGTCGGGTGATACCTCCTTGCGGAGAGCGGAGGTGTCCAAGATTACGTGAACAACGCCAGGATTCACTTTCGCTACTGCATCAACGATGTCCTCCTCTTTCTTCTTCTTGGGTCCGGTCACGCGTCTTCCTCCTATTAGTCGCTTCCTGTGCACCACCATATGGGCCAGCGCAGAGCCAGTCTTCCCGGAGTGAAAGGCGAGATGCTCGCCGCCGTGCAAGCTCTCTTGATGGCCAAGCCGTACTTCTTGACGCTGAACGTGCCCCGCTCCAGCAACTGTTTCCCGGCTTCCAGCACTTCGGAGGACACGGCGGTGTGTAGGGGCTCGCCGCTCTTGGTCTGCGGACACACCAGCACACCCGCGATCTCCTTGGCCTCGCCTGGTACGGCTCCTCGATGCGGTGCGCCCGGCGGGTTGTTGCTCCGGGTTGGCCTCGAACTGCTTGAACTGTTCCATTGCCGCCCGGAGCGCGGTCGCCCACGTGCTGAACTTGTAGTTCCGCCCGTTGAGCACCCTGCGGATGACGTAGGCCTTGCGACCCTTTGCCTCGTGGCGGATGAACCTGCCACCCCACGTCTCCGCGTAGTCCTGGCTCTTGCCCGTGCTCTCACCCATGCGCCCGAGTTCTCCTTTAGGAGAAACGTCCGGGGCTCGTATTTTGCCCACAGGCGAGGGAGGGCAAATGAAAAGGGCCTCGGATTTTCATCCGAGGCCCTTCTGTACTTCTTGCTCCCCGACGTGGACTCGAACCACGGACCTAGTGATTAACAGTCGTGAAAAGGCCGGGCGCACCGCCGTTCCTCCCCTGGAGAGGGGGTTGGAACGGTCGAAAACGGGCGATGTGGTTGCCCGTAATTTGCCCACGGCGCCCCCGACCAGTATGGGGTTGACGGCTGTCGGGGGGGGAGGTGGGTGCATCTGCCACCCACCTGCTCGGATGGCGGCCCTATCTTGAAGATGGGTATAGGGAAGTTCTCTCCAGGAGTAGGGAACTTCCCTCCGGTGCTCGATGTGACACGGCGAGAGCCCGAACTTGTCTCTTGAGGGTGTCGCCTGGAGCACGCACCCTCAATGGCGAATTCAGGAGGGCTCTATGGGCTATCAAGAAGACTGCATCAGGGATCGATGGGTACGGTGTGGAAAGCGAATCGAACGGGAGCGGAAACGCGCTGGGCTGACGCAGGAGGAGGCTGCCGAACGCGCGGGCCTGAGCCGCCGGACATGGGTCCGGGTAGAAGCGGCAGAACCTGGCCCCAACGGAATGCCCAGGGTCCCGGACCAGCAGACGCTTGAGAGAATCGCGTCAGCACT
Encoded proteins:
- a CDS encoding PIN domain-containing protein, producing MTGPKKKKEEDIVDAVAKVNPGVVHVILDTSALRKEVSPDSTALQRLQELVDKHVVEVLVPELVPRELATQLAAEWKKWQHKGEKDPQKVLSWCSPGEMTTKAESALGHVSEFSEQVEKLLVDGINQRILTLRARLLHLSEASTRAAWDMYFKGEGPMKQAKSREDIPDAFIVAAALEEQSRIGKTIHLVSADERMRKSMPKDRFVGHETLSAFNISQDIRDALKAAEPPNAGELPEPPTEAHWREHVQEAISQQMDSVQSGVENSLWDALHGKSVTAGHLPSDDNSAELTGDGSIEEFKLDLGDMDDLGHESILVPATLTIVDALADFFAFKADFWASDEDADTHFSVSEGDWNDHYLAAQAYLTLKVKALIRVDLEYDENKEPIVATALIENIESIEVQEPEWWTEKMASRRRVKK